The proteins below are encoded in one region of Peribacillus muralis:
- the asnS gene encoding asparagine--tRNA ligase gives MKITIKDASKFVDQEVTIGGWLASKRSSGKIAFLQIRDGSGFIQGVVVKAEVGEEIFARAKSVTQETSLYVTGVIQKDERSPFGFELQVKDIEIIHESLDYPITPKAHGPEFLMDNRHLWLRSKRQHAVMKIRNEIIRATYEFFNEEGFVKVDPPILTGSAPEGTSELFATKYFDEDAYLSQSGQLYMEAAAMALGKVFSFGPTFRAEKSKTRRHLIEFWMIEPEMAFIEFNENLEVQEQFVSSVIQSVLKNCQLELNTLGRDTAKLEQIQAPFPRITYDDAIKFLHEQGFEDIQWGDDFGAPHETAIAESYDKPVFITHYPTKIKPFYMQPAPGREEVVLCADLIAPEGYGEIIGGSERIHDQKLLEQRINEHGLSEDAYKWYMELRKYGSVPHSGFGLGLERTVAWISGVEHVRETIPFPRLLNRLYP, from the coding sequence GTGAAAATTACAATAAAAGATGCAAGCAAGTTCGTCGATCAAGAAGTTACGATTGGAGGCTGGCTTGCCAGCAAACGTTCCAGTGGGAAGATTGCTTTCCTTCAAATTCGTGATGGCTCCGGTTTCATTCAAGGGGTGGTCGTGAAGGCTGAAGTGGGTGAAGAAATTTTTGCCCGTGCGAAATCGGTTACACAAGAGACATCCTTGTACGTAACGGGTGTGATCCAAAAGGATGAACGTTCGCCGTTCGGCTTTGAATTACAAGTGAAAGATATTGAAATCATTCATGAATCATTGGATTACCCGATTACACCTAAAGCACATGGACCTGAATTTTTGATGGATAATCGCCATCTGTGGCTGCGTTCAAAACGTCAGCATGCTGTCATGAAAATCCGCAACGAAATCATCCGTGCTACATATGAATTCTTCAATGAAGAAGGATTCGTCAAGGTAGATCCCCCGATTTTGACTGGCAGCGCTCCAGAGGGAACGAGTGAATTGTTTGCAACTAAATATTTTGATGAAGATGCATACCTTTCACAAAGCGGTCAGCTTTATATGGAAGCGGCAGCCATGGCGCTAGGAAAGGTATTTTCCTTCGGACCGACTTTCCGCGCTGAAAAATCCAAAACAAGACGTCATTTAATCGAGTTTTGGATGATTGAACCTGAAATGGCCTTCATCGAATTTAATGAAAACCTGGAGGTTCAGGAACAGTTCGTTTCTTCCGTCATCCAGTCGGTGTTGAAAAATTGCCAGCTTGAGCTTAATACCTTAGGCCGGGACACGGCCAAACTTGAACAAATACAAGCTCCTTTCCCGAGGATCACGTACGATGATGCGATTAAATTCCTTCATGAACAGGGATTTGAAGATATACAATGGGGTGATGACTTTGGGGCTCCGCATGAAACGGCAATTGCTGAAAGTTACGATAAGCCGGTTTTCATCACGCATTATCCAACTAAAATCAAACCTTTCTATATGCAGCCAGCCCCTGGTAGGGAGGAAGTCGTTCTTTGTGCAGATTTGATTGCCCCAGAAGGATATGGAGAAATCATTGGCGGTTCGGAGCGAATTCATGATCAAAAATTGCTTGAACAGAGAATAAATGAGCATGGATTGAGCGAAGATGCATACAAATGGTATATGGAATTAAGAAAATACGGCTCTGTACCACATTCAGGCTTCGGTTTGGGGTTGGAACGGACGGTTGCATGGATCAGCGGTGTGGAGCATGTCCGTGAGACGATTCCGTTCCCACGTCTATTGAATCGATTATATCCTTGA